One genomic segment of Alkalimarinus alittae includes these proteins:
- a CDS encoding ribonucleotide-diphosphate reductase subunit beta produces the protein MNTPNWDDPLAAAIPSKASVIFEGQHKNIMDNISELAEKLPPVNPDDKRVVNGLTDVNQLAPFKYPWAWEFFLNANKNHWTPLDINMSQDVHDYNHKLTVEEKHVYENVLSYLTTSDIMAMRNIGLAVMEKMTAPELQIYQARQVYEEAMHTWTYQHCIETIGLDQGEIYNRYRVVPAIYRKIKLANTRLDSVMRSDIDLHNRDDLEQFVMAYIFFAGIFEGCWFYNGFSPIFALQRRGLMKGTGEQLQYIMRDEVMHCAFGIRVVNQIVKEENLTLDPKAIQAMFEEADAAEQSYADYILKDPILGYSAEEHKAQFRFIANRRAKQLKLAVPFANAKSTLPWLDEQANMRKEKNFFETRVTEYQTGSSLNW, from the coding sequence ATGAATACACCCAACTGGGACGACCCACTCGCCGCAGCCATTCCATCAAAAGCGTCGGTTATATTTGAAGGGCAGCATAAAAACATTATGGATAACATCAGTGAATTGGCTGAAAAATTACCCCCCGTGAACCCAGATGATAAGCGGGTGGTTAACGGCCTGACGGATGTAAACCAACTCGCCCCGTTTAAGTACCCATGGGCGTGGGAGTTTTTCTTAAATGCCAATAAAAACCATTGGACGCCTTTAGATATCAACATGTCGCAAGATGTTCACGATTACAACCACAAACTCACGGTGGAAGAAAAGCATGTATATGAAAACGTGCTCTCTTATCTCACTACCTCTGACATTATGGCCATGCGTAATATCGGCCTCGCGGTGATGGAGAAAATGACCGCGCCTGAGTTGCAAATTTATCAGGCCCGTCAAGTCTATGAAGAAGCGATGCACACATGGACGTATCAGCACTGTATTGAAACCATCGGGTTAGACCAAGGCGAAATCTATAATCGCTACCGTGTGGTGCCTGCTATTTATCGTAAGATAAAACTGGCTAATACGCGTTTAGATTCGGTGATGCGCAGCGATATTGATTTACATAACCGTGACGATTTAGAGCAGTTCGTCATGGCCTATATTTTCTTTGCGGGTATTTTTGAAGGGTGTTGGTTCTATAACGGCTTTAGCCCTATATTTGCGTTGCAGCGCAGAGGGTTAATGAAAGGCACCGGGGAGCAATTGCAATACATCATGCGAGACGAGGTTATGCACTGTGCCTTTGGTATTCGTGTGGTTAACCAGATTGTAAAAGAAGAAAACTTAACGCTAGACCCAAAAGCGATTCAAGCGATGTTTGAAGAAGCAGATGCGGCAGAGCAGTCTTATGCAGATTACATTCTAAAAGATCCGATACTCGGCTACTCGGCTGAGGAGCATAAAGCTCAATTCAGGTTTATCGCCAACCGTAGGGCTAAACAGCTAAAATTAGCTGTACCGTTCGCCAACGCAAAAAGCACCCTGCCTTGGTTAGATGAACAGGCCAATATGCGTAAGGAGAAAAACTTCTTTGAAACGAGGGTGACGGAGTATCAGACGGGGTCTTCTTTAAACTGGTAG
- a CDS encoding ribonucleoside-diphosphate reductase subunit alpha: MSSELSAQVGVNPSISTPSITSTEGLSSFQVIKRNGQAVPYHDSKIATAITKAILAVEGSSASGSTRVKETVDALTQTISANFYKNKPEGSAISIEEIQDQVELGLMRQGLHKVARAYVLYREEHSKTRASDEDISAQSKTSSHANIKVLNADGSESPLNIGRIKTIIHEACASLDDVNANDLFEKAQNNLYNGIKQKDIATALIMAARTRIEEEPNYGYVSARLLLDSMQQEACQFLDIATPDSFQDMKSLYADLLSVTLNKGVELELMSADLLAFDLKRIAEAIRPERDFQFTYLGLQTLYDRYFIHWRETRFELPQIFFMRVSMGLALLEDNPTERAIEFYHLLSTFDYMCSTPTLFNAGTNRPQLSSCYLTTIPDDLAGIYDGMKDNALLSKWAGGLGNDWTPVRALGSLIKGTNGQSQGIIPFLKVVNDTAVAVNQGGKRKGAVCAYLESWHLDIEEFLELRKNTGDERRRTHDMNSANWIPDLFMKRVFEDKEWTLFSPNDVPDLHDLYGQAFETRYQEYETMAANGEMRLFKTVSAKNLWRKMLSMLFETGHPWITFKDPCNIRSPQQHSGVVHSSNLCTEITLNTREDEIAVCNLGSVNLVNHIHDGKLDEAHLQKTIKTAIRLLDNVIDINYYAVPQAKNANLRHRPIGMGIMGFQDALYALKLPYSSIEAVHFADQSMELISYYAIEASANLAKERGAYESYEGSLWSQDILPIDSLKRLSEERGEHYSVFDDSTQLNWQPLRDLIKANGMRNSNVMAIAPTATISNIVGVSQSIEPSYQNLFVKSNLSGEFTVVNPWLVDELKALGLWDAVMINDLKYYDGSLKHIERIPEALKARFATAFEIDSRWLIEAASRRQKWIDQGQSLNLYMSEASGKLLDNLYKTAWTRGLKTTYYLRSLGATHMEKTTSEASPNMASVDHSTNTMTSEPESTDFELNQAAEAPQFCSILDPECEACQ; this comes from the coding sequence ATGTCTTCAGAATTATCTGCCCAAGTGGGGGTTAACCCCTCCATATCTACTCCTTCAATAACTAGCACCGAAGGGCTTAGCTCATTTCAGGTCATTAAACGTAATGGCCAAGCCGTTCCTTACCACGACTCAAAGATTGCGACGGCGATAACAAAAGCGATTTTAGCGGTTGAGGGCAGTTCTGCCTCCGGCTCAACACGGGTCAAAGAAACCGTTGATGCATTGACTCAAACGATTAGCGCTAACTTCTACAAAAATAAGCCTGAAGGCAGTGCGATTTCCATTGAAGAAATTCAAGATCAGGTCGAATTGGGCCTGATGCGACAGGGTCTACACAAAGTGGCGCGAGCGTATGTATTGTACCGCGAAGAACATAGTAAAACCCGAGCCAGTGACGAAGACATCTCGGCTCAGTCTAAGACCTCTTCCCACGCCAACATTAAAGTATTGAATGCCGATGGGTCCGAATCGCCACTCAATATCGGCCGAATCAAAACCATTATTCACGAAGCTTGCGCAAGCTTAGACGATGTGAATGCTAATGATTTGTTCGAAAAAGCACAAAACAACCTCTATAACGGCATTAAACAAAAAGACATCGCCACGGCATTGATTATGGCGGCGCGTACACGTATAGAAGAAGAGCCTAATTATGGCTATGTAAGCGCAAGGCTATTATTAGACTCGATGCAACAAGAAGCCTGCCAGTTTTTGGATATCGCGACGCCAGACTCCTTTCAAGATATGAAAAGCCTTTATGCTGATTTGCTCAGCGTGACCTTGAATAAAGGGGTGGAACTAGAGCTGATGTCTGCAGACTTATTGGCTTTTGACTTAAAGCGCATAGCCGAGGCGATCAGGCCAGAACGAGACTTTCAGTTTACCTATCTTGGCCTGCAAACCCTGTATGACCGTTATTTCATTCATTGGCGAGAAACCCGTTTTGAGTTGCCGCAAATCTTCTTTATGCGAGTCTCGATGGGCTTGGCGCTGTTAGAAGATAATCCGACAGAGCGGGCGATTGAATTTTATCATTTGTTATCGACATTTGATTACATGTGCTCAACACCCACCTTGTTTAACGCAGGTACTAACCGGCCTCAGTTGTCATCCTGTTATTTAACCACTATTCCCGATGATCTGGCGGGAATTTATGATGGCATGAAAGATAATGCTTTGTTGTCAAAGTGGGCCGGTGGTTTAGGTAACGACTGGACGCCGGTACGTGCTTTGGGGTCACTTATTAAAGGCACCAATGGCCAATCTCAAGGCATTATTCCATTCTTAAAAGTCGTCAATGATACGGCGGTTGCCGTCAACCAAGGCGGCAAGCGGAAAGGGGCGGTCTGTGCTTATTTAGAAAGCTGGCACTTAGATATCGAAGAATTCTTAGAACTACGCAAAAATACCGGCGATGAGCGACGTCGCACCCACGATATGAATAGCGCCAACTGGATTCCAGACTTGTTTATGAAACGCGTCTTTGAAGATAAAGAGTGGACGCTGTTTTCGCCTAATGACGTACCTGACCTACACGACTTATACGGCCAAGCGTTTGAAACTCGCTATCAAGAATATGAAACCATGGCGGCGAATGGCGAGATGCGCTTATTCAAAACGGTGTCTGCCAAAAATTTATGGCGAAAAATGCTGTCGATGCTGTTTGAAACAGGCCATCCGTGGATCACTTTTAAAGACCCCTGCAATATCCGCTCGCCTCAGCAACATAGTGGTGTCGTGCATTCATCTAACCTGTGTACCGAAATCACCCTCAATACCCGCGAAGATGAAATTGCCGTCTGTAACTTAGGCTCGGTCAATTTGGTTAACCATATTCATGATGGCAAGTTAGACGAGGCGCACCTGCAAAAAACCATTAAGACCGCGATTCGCCTGCTCGATAACGTGATTGATATTAACTACTACGCCGTACCACAGGCGAAAAACGCGAACTTGCGTCATCGTCCGATCGGCATGGGCATTATGGGGTTTCAAGATGCCCTCTATGCGCTAAAACTCCCTTATAGCAGTATCGAAGCGGTTCATTTTGCTGATCAGTCTATGGAGTTAATTTCATATTACGCGATTGAAGCCTCAGCCAACTTGGCAAAAGAGCGGGGGGCTTATGAAAGTTATGAGGGCTCTCTGTGGAGTCAGGATATATTGCCCATTGATTCACTTAAACGCTTGAGTGAAGAGCGGGGTGAGCATTATTCAGTGTTTGATGATTCCACACAGCTCAACTGGCAGCCCCTTAGAGATTTAATTAAAGCTAACGGTATGCGTAATTCAAATGTGATGGCTATTGCGCCAACGGCGACTATTTCGAATATCGTGGGTGTCTCGCAATCCATCGAACCGAGCTATCAAAACTTATTTGTTAAATCGAACTTATCGGGTGAGTTTACCGTGGTAAACCCGTGGCTGGTGGATGAGCTGAAAGCTTTAGGTTTATGGGATGCGGTGATGATTAATGACCTTAAATATTACGATGGCTCTCTCAAACATATTGAGCGCATACCAGAGGCCTTAAAAGCGCGCTTTGCGACGGCGTTTGAAATTGACTCACGTTGGTTAATTGAAGCCGCCTCACGACGCCAAAAATGGATCGATCAAGGGCAAAGCCTAAACTTATATATGTCAGAAGCGTCAGGAAAACTGCTCGATAACCTCTACAAAACGGCCTGGACGCGAGGCCTGAAAACCACCTATTACCTCCGATCGCTAGGTGCGACCCACATGGAAAAAACCACCAGTGAAGCAAGCCCCAATATGGCCAGTGTCGATCATTCAACCAACACCATGACGTCAGAGCCTGAAAGCACCGACTTTGAATTAAACCAAGCGGCTGAAGCCCCACAGTTTTGTTCAATACTCGATCCTGAATGCGAAGCGTGCCAATAA
- a CDS encoding glutaredoxin domain-containing protein — MAVVRWVLGRLILTLNWLFSPRGIKRSAEDQRAVDALTANLALYQYEACPFCVKVRRAMKRNSLKVALRDAKRNETYKNELSEQGGKLKVPCLRIEEKGEVRWMYESSEIINFLEYKASQA; from the coding sequence ATGGCTGTTGTTCGTTGGGTTCTAGGGCGTTTGATTTTAACTTTGAATTGGTTGTTTAGCCCTAGAGGCATCAAAAGGTCTGCAGAAGATCAGCGCGCTGTCGATGCTCTAACCGCTAATTTGGCGCTTTATCAATACGAAGCATGTCCGTTTTGTGTGAAGGTTCGTCGTGCGATGAAGCGTAACTCACTTAAAGTAGCGCTTCGTGACGCCAAGCGAAACGAAACTTACAAAAATGAGCTATCAGAACAGGGTGGTAAGCTTAAAGTGCCTTGTTTGAGAATCGAAGAAAAAGGCGAAGTACGTTGGATGTATGAGTCGTCAGAGATTATTAACTTTCTTGAATATAAAGCCTCTCAGGCATAG
- a CDS encoding sensor domain-containing diguanylate cyclase: MDNDIEALERQLRDYRRLFNEAEVAIIIVDREGNFNDCNKAYYSLMGYIDKPVMGQFHPSDISPLEQPDGSNSTEKARRMIQQVLEQGKCSFEWTHKKLDGCEFVSYVTLDVISFNNEDMIRASIHDISEQRRLDRLVKARTKELEIKNRALEHLAKTDWLTGLYNRIYLDETLQQEQHRFERYLNTFGVILIDLDYFKQINDTYGHQVGDQVLIEVSKLLKQHCRNVDTVARWGGEEFLIITPETNLEGLKVIAENLRENIESYSFPQAVTVTASLGISIFRKGDSVERLISRVDKALYKAKDKGRNTVIEA, translated from the coding sequence ATGGATAACGATATAGAGGCTCTCGAGCGCCAGCTGCGTGATTATAGACGCCTGTTTAACGAAGCAGAAGTCGCGATAATAATTGTTGATCGAGAGGGTAATTTCAACGATTGCAATAAGGCCTACTATAGCTTGATGGGCTATATAGATAAGCCTGTTATGGGCCAATTTCATCCGAGTGATATATCGCCTTTAGAACAGCCAGATGGCAGTAACTCGACTGAAAAAGCACGCAGGATGATTCAACAAGTGCTTGAGCAAGGAAAGTGTAGTTTTGAGTGGACGCATAAAAAGCTTGATGGCTGCGAATTCGTATCTTATGTCACGTTGGACGTAATTTCTTTTAATAATGAGGATATGATTCGTGCATCTATTCATGATATTTCAGAGCAAAGAAGGCTCGATCGACTTGTTAAGGCGCGCACAAAAGAACTAGAAATAAAGAATCGAGCATTAGAGCACTTGGCAAAAACAGATTGGCTTACTGGCCTATATAATCGTATTTATTTGGATGAGACTCTTCAACAGGAGCAGCACCGTTTTGAGCGTTATCTTAATACATTTGGAGTGATACTGATTGATTTAGATTACTTTAAACAGATTAATGATACATACGGTCATCAAGTGGGTGATCAAGTGTTGATTGAGGTATCAAAGCTACTAAAGCAACATTGTCGAAATGTCGATACTGTGGCGCGTTGGGGCGGCGAAGAGTTTTTGATCATTACGCCAGAAACAAACCTCGAAGGCCTTAAAGTAATAGCAGAAAACCTTAGAGAGAATATTGAGTCCTATTCTTTTCCCCAAGCGGTAACCGTTACTGCAAGCCTTGGCATATCTATTTTCAGAAAGGGGGATAGTGTTGAGAGACTTATTTCTCGAGTAGATAAGGCCTTGTACAAAGCAAAGGACAAAGGCAGAAACACTGTAATTGAAGCGTGA
- a CDS encoding ABC transporter ATP-binding protein, producing MFRFFENLIKPFPSTVPTQPPNRLLAFCRHYTRGMEAPLILMTILTAALAILEVALFGFLGELVDWLSVKNPETLLQEEGATLLGMGFLLLVGLPLIVLLHAAIVHQALLGNFPMQIRWMAHRYLLRQSMSFYQNDFAGRIATKVMQTSLAVREAVMKLLDVMVYVVIYFAAMLVLIAQADLRLMLPLVVWLMLYACLQYYFIPKLKKVATRQADARSSMTGRIVDSYTNIATVKLFSHSKRESDYAKESMDEFLGTVYQQMRLATGLNASVHALNYALVFSVTAMSIWLWMESAITVGAIAIAVSLSLRLNGMAQWIMWEVSALFENIGTVNDGMTTLSQPLEVTDAPDAKDLLVTNGELRFDQVCFHYGQQGGVIDDLNLHIKPGEKVGLVGRSGAGKSTLVNLLLRFHDLAEGRVLIDGQDIKTVTQDSLRAQIGMVSQDTSLLHRSVRDNILYGHPDATEEQMIAAAKFAEAHEFIQGLTDAEGRTGYDAQVGERGVKLSGGQRQRIAIARVLLKNAAILLLDEATSALDSEIEAAIQHSLTKLMEGKTVIAIAHRLSTIAAMDRLIVLDDGNVVEQGTHQELVASGGIYAQLWAHQSGGFIGVEA from the coding sequence ATGTTTCGCTTTTTCGAAAATCTCATTAAGCCCTTTCCCTCTACTGTGCCTACCCAGCCACCTAACAGGCTATTGGCTTTTTGTCGTCATTATACTCGTGGAATGGAAGCGCCTTTAATACTCATGACCATTCTCACTGCTGCGCTTGCTATTTTAGAGGTGGCCTTATTCGGTTTTTTAGGGGAGTTAGTCGATTGGTTAAGTGTTAAAAACCCCGAAACATTATTACAAGAAGAAGGCGCAACGTTGTTGGGTATGGGCTTTCTGCTGCTCGTTGGTTTACCGCTGATCGTGCTGCTACATGCCGCTATCGTGCATCAGGCGTTATTGGGTAACTTTCCCATGCAGATTCGTTGGATGGCGCACCGGTATTTGCTGCGCCAGAGTATGTCGTTTTATCAAAATGATTTTGCAGGACGTATTGCAACTAAGGTGATGCAAACATCTTTAGCCGTGCGTGAAGCCGTTATGAAGCTGCTTGATGTGATGGTGTATGTGGTCATTTATTTTGCTGCAATGTTGGTGTTAATCGCTCAAGCTGACTTACGGTTAATGCTGCCTTTGGTGGTGTGGTTAATGCTTTATGCCTGCCTGCAGTATTATTTTATCCCGAAACTCAAAAAAGTTGCGACACGCCAAGCGGATGCACGATCTTCAATGACCGGTCGGATTGTCGATAGCTATACTAATATTGCGACGGTAAAACTGTTCTCTCATAGCAAGCGTGAATCGGATTATGCTAAAGAGAGCATGGATGAGTTTCTGGGAACTGTTTATCAACAAATGCGTTTAGCAACCGGTCTTAATGCCAGTGTTCATGCGCTAAATTACGCTTTAGTTTTCAGTGTAACAGCGATGTCTATTTGGCTGTGGATGGAAAGCGCCATTACTGTTGGCGCTATTGCTATTGCCGTGAGTTTGTCGCTGAGACTTAATGGCATGGCCCAATGGATTATGTGGGAAGTCAGCGCCTTGTTTGAAAATATCGGTACAGTCAACGATGGTATGACAACATTATCGCAGCCACTTGAAGTGACTGATGCACCTGATGCTAAAGACCTTTTAGTGACTAACGGCGAGCTACGATTTGATCAAGTTTGTTTTCACTATGGGCAGCAGGGAGGTGTGATTGATGACCTGAATCTGCACATCAAACCTGGTGAAAAAGTCGGTTTGGTCGGGCGATCAGGAGCGGGTAAATCTACGTTGGTTAATCTGTTATTACGATTTCATGATTTAGCAGAAGGGCGTGTACTGATAGATGGACAAGATATCAAAACCGTTACGCAAGATAGCTTGCGCGCCCAAATTGGTATGGTGTCACAAGATACCTCACTGCTGCATCGCTCTGTACGAGACAACATCCTGTACGGCCACCCTGATGCCACCGAAGAGCAGATGATTGCCGCTGCGAAGTTTGCTGAGGCTCATGAATTTATTCAAGGGTTAACCGATGCAGAAGGTCGCACGGGCTATGATGCTCAAGTAGGTGAGCGAGGCGTTAAGTTATCGGGTGGTCAGCGACAACGCATCGCTATTGCCCGAGTGTTGCTAAAAAATGCAGCGATACTGTTATTAGATGAAGCAACATCAGCACTTGATTCAGAAATAGAAGCGGCGATTCAACATAGTCTTACTAAACTAATGGAGGGTAAAACGGTTATTGCTATCGCACACCGTTTATCCACCATCGCGGCTATGGATCGCCTGATCGTATTGGACGATGGCAACGTTGTCGAACAGGGTACGCATCAAGAACTTGTGGCCAGTGGCGGTATTTATGCACAGCTATGGGCGCACCAATCGGGTGGGTTTATTGGGGTTGAGGCATAA
- the metE gene encoding 5-methyltetrahydropteroyltriglutamate--homocysteine S-methyltransferase, translated as MAITHNLGFPRIGANRELKFALEAYWNKQASYDALNETAKRLRQTHLQQQSNLNYVPVGDFSLYDQVLDMSFTLGNVPERAQAKEANTLDQYFRVARGRSGHESDCQCVQAGEMTKWFDTNYHYIVPEVTADTDFSLDASRLLDQILEAQATHPQVKPVIIGPVTYLWLCKEKDSASKLDLLERLLPVYGELLNVLSQQGVEWVQIDEPILVTELDRDWVYAFHQAYHHLKSAPIKLLLTTYFGQLQENLQLACELPVAGLHLDAVNARDEVPRLVDWLPTHKILSLGVVNGRNIWKADLNSLLDWLEPVAARLKDRLWLAPSCSLLHVPVDLNKEQKLDSETTSWLSFALQKLEEIRLLAQAINHGRDSVADALAENAAAIASRKNSTRVHKAEVKNAISNITTTLGERNSHYKVRAEKQRSKLKLPAFPTTTIGSFPQTPEIRKVRQALRQGNLTEDEYQTLIEKEIRYSIEQQEALGLDVLVHGEAERNDMVEYFGEQLGGFVFTQFAWVQSYGSRCVKPPIILGDITRPKPMTVKWTQYAQSLTQKPMKGMLTGPVTILNWSFVRDDQPRKDTCLQLALAIREEVQDLEKAGVRIIQIDEAALREGLPLRRAQWQHYLDWAVESFRITANGVADDTQIHTHMCYSEFNDIIESIAHMDADVITIETSRSDMELLDVFDHFKYPNEIGPGVYDIHSPNIPSEQAIVELMNKAAQRVPADRLWVNPDCGLKTRKWEEVVPALKNMMSAAATLRQAAL; from the coding sequence ATGGCCATTACACACAACCTTGGCTTTCCTCGTATTGGGGCAAACAGGGAACTTAAATTTGCACTAGAAGCTTATTGGAATAAACAAGCGTCATACGACGCATTGAATGAGACGGCAAAACGATTACGCCAGACTCACCTGCAGCAGCAAAGCAATCTGAATTATGTACCCGTGGGTGATTTTTCATTGTACGACCAAGTATTAGATATGAGCTTTACCTTGGGCAACGTACCTGAGCGCGCACAGGCAAAAGAAGCCAACACACTAGATCAATACTTCCGCGTCGCTCGTGGCCGCTCAGGGCATGAAAGTGACTGCCAGTGTGTACAAGCAGGTGAAATGACCAAGTGGTTTGATACTAATTACCATTATATAGTGCCAGAAGTCACCGCTGACACTGACTTCAGCTTAGATGCCTCACGTTTGTTAGATCAAATCTTGGAAGCGCAAGCCACTCACCCTCAGGTAAAACCCGTTATTATCGGGCCTGTGACTTATCTTTGGTTATGCAAAGAAAAAGACAGCGCTTCAAAACTAGACCTACTTGAACGCCTTTTGCCCGTGTATGGCGAACTCCTTAATGTATTGAGTCAGCAAGGGGTTGAATGGGTTCAGATCGATGAGCCGATTTTAGTCACCGAGCTCGACCGAGATTGGGTATACGCCTTCCATCAGGCTTATCATCATTTAAAAAGTGCGCCTATCAAGTTATTACTCACCACCTATTTTGGCCAACTACAAGAAAACCTACAGCTAGCTTGTGAGTTACCGGTAGCAGGCTTACATTTGGATGCCGTAAATGCGCGCGATGAAGTCCCTAGGCTCGTTGACTGGCTCCCCACTCACAAAATATTATCACTCGGCGTTGTGAATGGTCGTAATATTTGGAAAGCAGACCTCAACAGCCTGCTTGATTGGTTAGAACCTGTGGCCGCCAGACTGAAAGACCGATTATGGTTGGCTCCCTCATGCTCTCTATTGCATGTGCCTGTTGATTTGAATAAAGAGCAAAAACTCGATAGCGAAACTACATCATGGTTGTCATTTGCGCTACAAAAGCTAGAAGAAATCAGGCTATTGGCCCAGGCGATCAACCACGGTCGTGATTCAGTAGCCGATGCGCTAGCCGAGAATGCCGCTGCTATTGCCAGCAGAAAAAACTCTACACGAGTGCATAAAGCCGAGGTCAAAAATGCCATATCGAACATTACAACCACATTGGGGGAACGTAACAGTCACTATAAGGTAAGAGCAGAAAAACAACGCAGTAAGCTAAAACTGCCCGCCTTCCCCACCACCACGATAGGGTCTTTCCCGCAGACGCCTGAAATACGTAAAGTCAGACAAGCCCTTCGGCAGGGCAACCTAACAGAAGATGAATACCAAACTCTGATTGAAAAAGAGATACGCTACAGCATTGAGCAACAAGAAGCCTTAGGACTCGATGTGTTAGTGCACGGAGAAGCCGAACGTAATGACATGGTTGAGTACTTTGGCGAGCAGTTAGGTGGCTTTGTGTTTACCCAGTTTGCATGGGTGCAGTCTTATGGCTCACGTTGCGTTAAACCACCGATTATATTGGGTGATATCACGCGGCCTAAACCCATGACCGTGAAGTGGACACAGTACGCTCAGTCACTCACCCAAAAACCAATGAAAGGCATGCTGACAGGGCCTGTGACCATTCTAAACTGGTCATTTGTACGAGACGATCAACCGCGTAAAGACACCTGCCTTCAACTGGCACTGGCGATTCGTGAAGAAGTACAAGACCTTGAAAAAGCGGGCGTTAGAATTATTCAAATTGATGAAGCCGCCTTGCGTGAAGGCTTACCGTTAAGACGTGCACAATGGCAACATTATCTTGATTGGGCTGTTGAGAGTTTCAGAATCACCGCCAATGGCGTTGCCGATGACACGCAGATTCACACGCATATGTGTTATTCCGAGTTCAATGACATTATTGAGTCCATTGCCCACATGGATGCAGACGTGATCACCATTGAAACGTCGCGTTCAGACATGGAGCTATTAGATGTCTTTGACCACTTTAAGTACCCCAATGAAATTGGGCCCGGGGTGTATGACATCCACTCGCCGAATATTCCCAGCGAGCAGGCAATAGTGGAACTAATGAACAAAGCCGCCCAGCGTGTGCCCGCTGACCGCTTATGGGTCAACCCGGACTGCGGGTTAAAAACCCGAAAATGGGAAGAAGTTGTACCCGCGCTTAAAAACATGATGTCGGCAGCGGCCACGCTACGGCAGGCAGCGCTGTAA
- a CDS encoding LysR family transcriptional regulator — translation MIERAHLAIIRAVDDKGTLTEAADALCLTQSALSHSIKKLEQHMGTEVWLREGRTLRLTQAGHYLLLLAKRLLPQFEHAEQLMSQLGRGERGELRIGMECHPCYQWLLKIVGPFLERWPDVDIDVKQKFQFGGIGALFNHEIDLLVTPDPLYRPGLIVTPVFEYEQRLAISAQHPLANKPYLLPEDLQDETLISYPVEKDRLDIYTQFFSLSEFTPKKHKEIETTDIMMHMVAAGRGVAALPGWLIDEYADQLPIKSLRLGSEGIAKHISLCTREADARLIYVQDFIESACKAG, via the coding sequence ATGATAGAACGCGCTCATTTAGCCATTATCCGCGCCGTGGATGATAAAGGTACGTTAACCGAAGCCGCCGATGCGCTTTGCTTGACGCAGTCAGCTTTAAGCCACTCCATTAAAAAACTTGAGCAACACATGGGGACGGAGGTATGGCTGCGAGAAGGCCGTACCTTGCGTTTAACTCAGGCAGGACATTATTTACTGTTACTGGCCAAGCGTTTGTTACCGCAGTTTGAGCATGCCGAACAGTTAATGTCTCAACTAGGGCGCGGCGAGCGGGGCGAGTTGAGAATAGGGATGGAATGCCACCCGTGTTATCAATGGCTATTGAAAATAGTAGGGCCTTTTTTAGAGCGATGGCCTGATGTGGATATCGACGTAAAACAAAAGTTTCAGTTTGGCGGTATTGGGGCGTTGTTTAATCATGAAATTGATTTATTAGTGACCCCAGATCCACTTTATCGGCCAGGGCTCATTGTTACGCCTGTATTTGAGTATGAACAGCGATTAGCGATCAGCGCGCAACATCCATTAGCCAACAAACCTTACTTATTGCCAGAAGACCTGCAAGACGAAACATTAATCAGTTATCCCGTTGAGAAAGACCGTCTCGATATTTATACCCAGTTCTTTTCATTGTCTGAATTTACCCCTAAAAAGCATAAAGAAATAGAAACCACCGATATTATGATGCATATGGTGGCCGCAGGCAGAGGCGTTGCGGCTCTGCCGGGCTGGTTGATTGATGAGTATGCAGACCAACTTCCTATAAAGTCGTTACGACTGGGGTCAGAGGGTATCGCAAAACATATCTCGCTCTGTACTCGAGAAGCCGATGCCCGCTTAATTTATGTGCAAGATTTTATCGAGTCTGCCTGCAAAGCGGGCTAA